A genomic region of Catalinimonas niigatensis contains the following coding sequences:
- a CDS encoding DUF2490 domain-containing protein: protein MKRFILLIFICFNSIQVFSQDTDYGNWFIYFGNGTLNDKWSVWGEVQYRNFNFAGDLEQLLIRSAIQYQIHPNITLAQGLGFIWSQPYVGDEKINTYEYRPYQQIFVRNRFGRVYLNHRYRIEERILEDDFRVRLRYFLSLNIPLNKSTLEPGAVYLSAYNEVFIHTDSPVFDRNRLYGGLGYVFSPSVRMELSTMTQMQEQRSRGQFQIVLFHNFNL from the coding sequence ATGAAAAGGTTTATTCTTCTGATTTTTATCTGCTTCAATAGTATACAGGTTTTCTCTCAGGATACGGATTATGGCAACTGGTTTATTTATTTCGGCAATGGTACGCTCAATGACAAATGGAGCGTATGGGGTGAAGTGCAATACAGAAACTTCAATTTTGCCGGTGACCTGGAGCAGTTACTTATCCGATCTGCCATCCAATATCAGATTCATCCTAACATTACCCTGGCTCAGGGACTGGGCTTTATATGGAGCCAGCCCTATGTGGGAGATGAAAAGATCAATACCTACGAGTACCGGCCTTATCAGCAGATATTTGTCAGAAACCGCTTTGGCAGGGTTTATCTGAACCACCGCTATAGAATTGAGGAAAGGATACTGGAAGATGATTTCCGGGTCAGGCTCAGGTATTTTTTATCTTTGAATATCCCCCTGAACAAAAGTACGCTAGAGCCGGGTGCGGTATACCTCTCTGCTTACAACGAAGTATTTATACATACCGATAGCCCCGTCTTTGACCGAAACCGACTCTATGGAGGCCTGGGCTATGTCTTTAGCCCGAGTGTGAGGATGGAACTCAGTACTATGACACAGATGCAGGAACAGCGATCCAGAGGTCAGTTTCAGATTGTGCTTTTCCATAATTTTAATCTGTAG
- a CDS encoding DUF6544 family protein — protein MKYLFVLIVLIHGIIHLLGFVKAFQLAEVSQLTQHISKPTAVLWLAVAALFLLTALLYMAAKPYWVIIAFVSVLLSQVLIFMAWQDAKFGTIANLIILLVAIVSYGAWQFENSFRRDVAQGFQRNTISESELLTENDLQHLPAPVQKYLRYVGVVGKPKVKNVRIEFSGEMREKGKNWFAFTSQQYNFYDDPERLFFMKARVKGLPTSGYHAYKNGQAGMLIKVLSLFPVVNIQGEELLKAETVTIFNDMCLFAPAALIDPRIQWEAIDDTTTRATFHNRGVSISATLYFNEEGQLINFISDDRYAVADMQRYRFSTPLSNYQMINGYRLGTYGEAIWHYPDGEFAYGKFSLKHVEYNVEEQKK, from the coding sequence ATGAAATACTTATTTGTTTTGATCGTTCTGATCCACGGCATCATTCATTTGCTGGGCTTTGTAAAAGCTTTCCAGCTTGCTGAAGTCAGCCAACTCACCCAGCATATTTCCAAACCCACGGCTGTACTATGGTTGGCAGTTGCTGCTCTGTTTCTGCTCACCGCACTGCTTTATATGGCTGCCAAACCTTATTGGGTGATCATTGCTTTTGTCTCTGTCCTTTTGTCGCAAGTGCTCATTTTCATGGCATGGCAGGATGCTAAATTCGGCACTATTGCTAACCTCATCATCCTGTTGGTCGCCATAGTAAGCTACGGAGCATGGCAGTTTGAAAACAGCTTCCGTCGGGATGTAGCGCAGGGCTTCCAAAGAAATACTATATCTGAAAGCGAACTGCTGACAGAAAATGACCTGCAACATTTGCCTGCACCCGTACAGAAGTATCTCAGGTATGTAGGCGTAGTAGGTAAGCCCAAAGTAAAGAATGTCAGGATTGAGTTTAGCGGTGAAATGCGAGAGAAAGGCAAAAACTGGTTCGCCTTTACTTCTCAGCAGTACAATTTCTATGATGATCCTGAGCGGCTCTTCTTCATGAAAGCCAGGGTAAAAGGTTTGCCTACTAGCGGTTACCATGCTTATAAAAACGGACAGGCAGGCATGCTGATCAAAGTGCTGTCTCTTTTTCCGGTAGTCAATATACAGGGAGAGGAACTGCTGAAAGCGGAAACAGTCACCATCTTTAATGACATGTGTCTGTTTGCCCCTGCTGCATTGATTGACCCACGTATCCAATGGGAAGCCATAGATGATACTACGACCAGAGCTACTTTCCATAACCGGGGCGTCAGCATTTCCGCTACGCTTTACTTCAATGAAGAGGGACAATTGATCAACTTCATTTCCGACGACCGCTACGCCGTGGCAGATATGCAGCGCTATAGGTTCTCTACTCCACTGAGCAACTATCAGATGATCAACGGCTATCGCCTGGGTACTTACGGAGAAGCCATCTGGCACTACCCGGATGGTGAATTTGCCTACGGAAAATTTAGCTTAAAGCATGTGGAGTACAATGTTGAAGAGCAGAAAAAATGA